The genomic interval CGCGGCGGTGATCTTCTGTATGCCGCCGCTCACCGCCGCGCTCGGCTTTCTCGAGCTCGAGCGCCGCTGGCATTTCGTGTTCTTTGATCCCTCGCACGGCGGCAGTCCGCTGCTGTGGCAGCATCTGTTCTGGGTATTCGGCCATCCCTGGGTGTACATCGTCTTTCTTCCGGCGACGGGCATGCTGTCGATGGTGATCCCCACGTTTTGCCGGCGGCCGATGGTGGGCCACACGTTCATGGCGCTCGCCACGGTCGTGACCGGCTTGATCGGTTTCGGCGTGTGGGTGCACCACATGTTCGCCACCGGACTGCCGCAGCTCTCGATGAGCTTCTTCGGCGCCGCGAGCATGACCGTCTCGATACCGAGCGCGGTCACGATCTTCGGATGGCTCGCCACGATGTGGTACGGACGCGTGGTGCTCTCGACGCCGATGTTGTTCGCCCTGGCGTTCATCTTCCAGTTCGTCATCGGCGGCATCAGCGGCGTGATGACCGCGGCCGTGCCGTTCGACTGGCAGGTCACGGACACGTACTTCGTCGTCGCGCACATCCACTATGTGCTCGCCGGCGGCACGTTGTTCGGCGTGATGGCCGGGCTCTACTACTGGGTGCCGAAGATGTTCGGCTTCATGATGGGAGAGCGTCTCGGCAAGATCAGCTTCTGGTTGATGTTCATCGGATTCAACGTCGCGTTCTTCCCGATGCACATCAGCGGCTTGATGGGCATGCCGCGGCGCGTCTACACGTACAGCGGCTCGAGCGGCTTCGGCACGATGAATCTGTTGTCGACGATTGGCGCATACGTTCTTGCGCTTGGCCTCCTGCTCACGCTGTGGAATTTTCTTCGCGGCCGAGTCGCGGGAGAGGCAGCGGGCGACAATCCGTGGGGCGCCGGATCGCTCGAGTGGCTCGCCACGTCGCCGCCGGAGCATTTCAACTTTGCTCATATCCCGGTCGTTCATTCACGTGACCCGCTGTGGGACGGCGGCTACACGCCGGGGCCGTCATACGACAACGCGCGACTGACACCGCGCACGTCGACGCTCGACGCCACGCTCGAGGAGCCCGTCGAGATGCCGAACGACAGCGTCTGGAGCATCGTCATGCCGCTCACGCTGCTGCTCGCGTTCGCGGCGCTGCTCGTGCGGTCGTACGCGTGGTCGGCTATCGGCGTCGCCGCGAGCCTCTTCTGCATGGCACGCTGGATGTGGCCGAGCTCGGAGAAAGTGCTGGAGACCGAAGTATGAGCTCCGCCGCGATCGAGATGCGCGACGACCATCTCCTGCCGGCGCCAAGCAACCCGAAGGAGCAGGTCGGCTGGTGGGGAATGGTCATCTTCCTGTTGAACGAGGGTGCGCTCTTCGCCTCGCTCATCGCCAGCTACTTCTATCTCGGGCTCGAAAACAAGTTCTGGCCGCCGGCGGGAACGCCCAAGCCCGAGCTCGAGCTTCCGCTCATCATGACGGCCGTGCTGCTCTCGAGCAGCGTGACGTGCTTTCTCGCCGAACAGGCACACAAGCGCGGCTCGGCGATCAAATACCGCCTCGGCACGCTCGTCACGATGCTGCTCGGCGTTGTGTTTCTGCTCATTCAAGCCCGTGAATATCACGAGAAGTTGAAGCATGCCGGTCCGACCGAGCATGCGTACGAGTCGATCTTCTTCACGATCACGGGCCTCCACGGCATCCACGTGGCGTTCGGCGTGCTCTTTCTCGGCTGGGCGCTGCTCCGTGAATGGCGCGGCACCGCGCCGCCGCGCTATCCGCTCGCGATCAAG from Gemmatimonadaceae bacterium carries:
- the ctaD gene encoding cytochrome c oxidase subunit I translates to MTSIADQISQGDPTLERRLTDLWETPHNWLAWLSTVDHKKLGKRYIYTAFLFFFLGGVEAAIIRLQLARPDNHLLSPDAYNQLMTMHGVTMMFLFVQPVLSGFSFYLTPLMIGARELAFPRLNAFSYYVFLLAGVFMYASFFIGQAPNAGWFNYTPLASIQYNTGFNIDFYCLGLIFLGIATTVGAANSIVTILKLRAPGMSIDRMPLFMWSSLTMSAAVIFCMPPLTAALGFLELERRWHFVFFDPSHGGSPLLWQHLFWVFGHPWVYIVFLPATGMLSMVIPTFCRRPMVGHTFMALATVVTGLIGFGVWVHHMFATGLPQLSMSFFGAASMTVSIPSAVTIFGWLATMWYGRVVLSTPMLFALAFIFQFVIGGISGVMTAAVPFDWQVTDTYFVVAHIHYVLAGGTLFGVMAGLYYWVPKMFGFMMGERLGKISFWLMFIGFNVAFFPMHISGLMGMPRRVYTYSGSSGFGTMNLLSTIGAYVLALGLLLTLWNFLRGRVAGEAAGDNPWGAGSLEWLATSPPEHFNFAHIPVVHSRDPLWDGGYTPGPSYDNARLTPRTSTLDATLEEPVEMPNDSVWSIVMPLTLLLAFAALLVRSYAWSAIGVAASLFCMARWMWPSSEKVLETEV
- a CDS encoding heme-copper oxidase subunit III — protein: MSSAAIEMRDDHLLPAPSNPKEQVGWWGMVIFLLNEGALFASLIASYFYLGLENKFWPPAGTPKPELELPLIMTAVLLSSSVTCFLAEQAHKRGSAIKYRLGTLVTMLLGVVFLLIQAREYHEKLKHAGPTEHAYESIFFTITGLHGIHVAFGVLFLGWALLREWRGTAPPRYPLAIKNASIYWHFVDGVWLVILTSLYLSPRWY